The following coding sequences are from one Deltaproteobacteria bacterium window:
- a CDS encoding SDR family NAD(P)-dependent oxidoreductase: MNAVVITGIAQGMGREVALQLAQSKVPLAGFDVDARGIAALRAELDRVGCPHVLAELDITNRPALLGFRDTVLERYGRVEVVLSNVGIGFFGPFEEADLDRALKCLEINVIGTAAIFQAFIPSMRAQRSGRLIAVSSLVGQIPFPFESIYSASKFAVEGLVQSLRYEVEPFGIRVALIQPAQVSTTFAAKIHQRAPVGSPYRERVDRFIKRDEELIKTAPTPAQAARAIIRVIRAHQPKLHNQIDRKSTIFLALNRLLPRALRDAILLRQMDIGVDSTV, from the coding sequence ATGAACGCTGTGGTCATTACTGGAATCGCCCAGGGAATGGGGCGCGAGGTGGCGCTGCAGCTGGCGCAGTCCAAGGTGCCGCTGGCGGGCTTCGATGTCGATGCCCGCGGGATCGCCGCGCTGCGGGCCGAGTTGGACCGGGTGGGTTGTCCGCACGTGCTGGCTGAACTCGACATCACCAATCGCCCGGCTCTCCTCGGATTCCGCGATACCGTGCTCGAGCGGTACGGGCGTGTGGAGGTGGTGCTGTCGAATGTCGGCATCGGCTTCTTCGGGCCGTTCGAGGAAGCGGACTTGGACAGAGCGCTGAAGTGTCTGGAGATCAACGTCATCGGCACCGCGGCGATCTTCCAGGCGTTCATCCCGTCAATGCGGGCGCAGCGCTCGGGCCGCCTCATTGCGGTCTCGTCGCTCGTCGGGCAGATCCCGTTTCCGTTCGAGTCGATCTACTCGGCCAGCAAGTTCGCCGTGGAAGGCTTGGTGCAATCGTTACGCTACGAGGTGGAGCCGTTCGGCATTCGCGTGGCGCTGATCCAACCGGCGCAGGTCTCCACTACCTTTGCGGCCAAGATCCACCAGCGCGCGCCGGTGGGCTCGCCTTACCGGGAGCGGGTCGATCGTTTCATCAAGCGCGACGAGGAACTCATCAAGACGGCTCCGACCCCGGCGCAAGCCGCCCGCGCCATCATTCGCGTCATCCGCGCCCACCAGCCCAAGTTGCACAACCAGATCGACCGCAAGAGCACCATCTTTTTGGCGCTCAACCGACTGCTGCCGCGGGCGCTGCGGGACGCGATCCTGCTGCGCCAAATGGATATCGGAGTGGACTCAACCGTCTGA
- a CDS encoding glycosyltransferase produces the protein MPLVSVIVPSHNRRALLREAVESVLGQRGVAIDLIVVDDGSSDGSEGELSEFGARVRYRWQPQRGVSAARNAGARLARGRWLAFLDSDDLWLPDKLATQLAFVSEHPETTICQTGEIWIRNGVRVNPCRHHRKPDGDVFLASLQRCVVSPSAVMLRRELFEATGGFDESLPACEDYDLWLRLARHQQVALIDRPLVIKRGGHADQLSRRYWGMDRFRVQALRKLLAEPGLDQVRRAAVCAVLAEKCAILALGAAKRGRHQEAVAYAALATAPTNPAPGGGGSWLSWS, from the coding sequence ATGCCGCTGGTGAGTGTAATCGTCCCGAGCCACAACCGCCGCGCGTTGTTGCGTGAGGCGGTGGAGTCGGTGCTGGGGCAACGCGGGGTGGCGATCGATCTGATCGTGGTCGATGACGGTTCGAGCGACGGCAGCGAGGGCGAGTTGTCCGAGTTCGGCGCGCGTGTGCGCTACCGCTGGCAGCCCCAACGCGGCGTCTCCGCGGCGCGCAACGCCGGTGCACGCCTTGCGCGCGGCCGCTGGCTCGCCTTTCTCGATTCGGATGATCTGTGGTTGCCCGACAAGTTGGCCACTCAACTGGCCTTCGTCTCAGAGCATCCCGAAACAACGATCTGCCAAACGGGGGAAATCTGGATACGCAACGGTGTGCGGGTCAATCCCTGCCGCCATCACCGCAAGCCGGATGGTGACGTGTTCTTGGCGAGCTTGCAGCGTTGCGTGGTCAGCCCCTCGGCGGTGATGTTGCGGCGCGAGCTGTTCGAGGCTACCGGCGGCTTCGACGAGAGCTTGCCGGCGTGTGAGGATTATGACCTCTGGCTGCGCTTGGCGCGGCACCAACAAGTGGCGTTGATCGATCGGCCGCTGGTGATCAAGCGCGGCGGGCACGCTGACCAGCTGTCGCGACGGTACTGGGGAATGGATCGCTTTCGGGTACAGGCGCTGCGCAAGCTGCTCGCCGAACCCGGCCTCGATCAAGTGCGGCGGGCGGCGGTGTGCGCGGTGCTGGCTGAGAAGTGTGCGATCCTGGCTCTAGGTGCGGCCAAACGCGGGCGCCACCAGGAGGCGGTGGCATATGCGGCATTGGCAACGGCCCCAACCAACCCCGCACCGGGCGGGGGCGGCTCTTGGTTGAGTTGGTCATGA